The Lipingzhangella halophila genome segment GCTGGAGGAGGCGGAGCGGATGATCACGATCCTGGCCCGCGAGGACCGGGTGGCCGTGGACGAGCTTGGCGACCTGGAGACCGGCGCGTTCTGACGATGACGCCGCGCACTGCGGCGCCGACCAGCGCCGCACGTGTACGAACGGTGCCGGCGGAGCATCGCAAATTGCGCATTCTTCCCACGTGCGCTCGTTCGTCCGTTGAATGGTCCACATTTTTTGGACTGAGATTTTATCGCGGGGGAGTCCGGGTTCTGGCGTGTCCGGGTTCGCGAGTTGGGATCCGGACATTAGGAATGAGTGGAAAACGGCGTGCGCAAACCTGCTAGGTACCCAGATGGCCGGCCATCAAACCTGCCCGATGGTCCCGGCATCGAACACGCACGCGGTCATAACGAAGCAATGAAAGTGTGTGGAGTGGGTATCCGGGAGTCGTGGAAAACCGACCAATGTGATGCCCATTCGTTGGTGCGCGTAACGCCGTGTACGGGTATGGCCGCGACCGGTCAGAAGTCGGTAAGGGGGTCGCCGAATGGCGATCCGATCACCTACAGTGTACCGGAATCCGCAGTCCGAATTAATGGCCAACCGACGTAGGCGCGAGCAGTGCCGAAACAGCATAAAAGGGACGTTTCGGTGAAAGTTAGATGTACCATCGCCGGCGACCAGGTGCTGGCCTGTTTGGGGTTGCGCACCGCTTTGGATTCGGCGTCCGATATTCAAGTAGTAGCGGAGGCAAGAAACAGGAACACCGCTCTGCGGAACGCGTGCGATCTCCGGCCGAACGTGATGGTCGTCCATTCTTTCGCCGACGACTCGAATACGCTGGAGCTGCTTCGCGATGTTGCGTCGTTGCGCGGTCCGGGCGTGCGTGTCCTCCTCATCGCCGCGCCCGCCGATGGCCGAATTCTGCTCGACAGCCTGCGCGCCGGCGCGCGCGGGTTCCTGCTTCCGGAGAGCGAACCCGCCACCCTCATTGCGGCCGTGCGCGATCTGGCACGCGGTAACACGATCATCGCTCCCTCGGTGGCGGGGACCCTCGTCGACGAGTTCGTGCGGATCGCATCGCTCAGTCCCGCCCGGCCGGTCTGCGACGGAACGTCGTCGTGGGACGCCGGGCTGTCCGAACGCGAGGGCGAGGTCGTCGCGCTGGTGTCCTCGGGGTACAGCAACTCCGAGATCGCGCGGATCCTGCGGCTCGCGCCGACGACTGTCAAGACACACATGTCGAACGCGCTCGCCAAGCGCGATGCGCGCGATAGGGTCCAGTTGGTCGTACAGGTGTACCGCGCCGGGTTCGCGGGGTTCAAGGTCGCATCTGTGAACGGTCCGGCACGCACGGGCGGCCCTGCGGCCGCCGCCCCCGACGACAGGGCCGGCGGCACGGAGGTCCGGTGAGCCTCCGCGCGCCGGGTTGCCGCTCCAGCCCGGCGGACGCGCCCGACACCGCGCCAATGGCGCGCCCCGAACAACGGAAGTGTGCAGCAGCCGAATGTCCCAGATCTCCCTCGACTACGTTGCCGACCTCTACCGGAGGTACGCCGAACCCCTCGGGGTGGTTCGCGAGGCCCAGCGCGAGTTCCTGCGCGCGAACCGCGGGGTGCTGACCCCCCAACTGGACGATCTCGAAGCCGAGATCAGCTATCTGCTGATCCGGGAGTACCAGCCCAAGGCCATGGCGGAGCTCGGCACCCTGCACGGGTGGTCGACCACGTGGATCCTGTCGGCGCTGCGCGACAACGGGTTCGGCGAGCTGCGCTCGTTCGACCTGATGGACAACGCGGCGTCGAACGTGCCGGCGGAGCTGGCCGCCGCCCGCTGGACCTTCCACCAGGGCGACATCCGCTCCAACACCGCTCTGCTCCCCGAAAAGACCGACTACCTGTTCATCGATGCGGCGCACAACGGGCGCTTCGCCCAGTGGTACATAGACACGGTGTTCCCGATGCTGGCGAGCGGAGTTCCGGTCAGTGTGCACGACGTGTTCCACCAGCGCGTCGCGTTGCCGTTCACCGAGGGCCGGGTGGTGCTGCGCTGGCTCGCCGAGCGCCGGGCGCCGTTCTTCACGCCGTCGCGCGCTCGGGCCAGAAAGGTCAACGAGGAACTGCGGTCGGTCAAGCGCGAGCTGGGGTTGGATGAACCCGTCCACACCGGGCGCGACAACCCGATGCTCTTCTTTCACCTGCCCTGACCCTGACCGCGGTGCCCGGCCCGGCCGCCAGGTGACGGGCGGGAGCGCCGCGGCTTGTCCTGTGCCGCGCACGGATCGGCCGTGCCCTCCGCGAATGTATGTGCGCCTACGCGCTGACCGCGGTCTTGTCCGCACCGCTTGTGCCGCGGGAGCAGGGTCTCGCGGGCACGGACAGCTCAGCCGCGGACACCCCCGGACTCATGGTGGGCACCAGCCCTCTCCTTGTTTCCAGGGCTCTCGACGCCGCTGACACCGTCGGCGCCCTCGCGCTCCATGCCCGCGCTCGGGGCGCGGGCATGGTCGGCGCGGACCGCGGTGGCGGTGAGCCCTGGTCGCGCCAGCTCGGCCAGGGACCAGGCGCAGCTCACTGTCAGGGGGAGGCGGATACCGTCCGGGTCGGCACTCGATCCGGCGCGCGGCTGGCCGCCGAACCCGCCATCGGCACGCTGCTGCGCCGCCAGATCCATCGCCGCGCTGGTGACAACGCTGTGCTCGGCCCGGCCGAGAAACGCGCTGGCGCGGACGAGCGCAGCCATGACCTCCACGTCGCGGAAGCGGGCGGCGGCCACCAGCCCGGAACGAAGCACCAGCGCCCACCGCTCGACTTCCTCAGCGGTACCGCCGGTCCGCGTGCCGAACGCGGTGCCGGTGCTCACGTGCTCGGCGGCGGCCAGCGGCGCTTCGGGGTCGGGGCGCAGCAGCTCCCAGGGATCCGGGGCGGGAAACGGGCCGGTGAGAGGGCGGGCCGGGGTGTGCAGCCCTTCCAGGACTCGGCGTCGCAGGTGGGCGCTTGGCGGCGCCGGGGCGCGCACCCCCGATGGCCGCACTGCGTCGCACTGGTCCACGAGCCAGATCCCCACCGCGCGCAGCGCCGAGGGGGCAGCCGGCTCGGCCGTGTGCCCGGCCCGAGCCCCCCGCCTCAGCCACCGCCGAGCCCGCGCCAGGGCGTTCGCCACAATGTCCGAATCCCTCATGGCTGCCTTTCCCGGTCGGCGAGCGCCATGGCGGTGACGAGCGTCGTGTGGTAGCAGCAACGAAACAGGTAGGCTCGTGCGCGCTCACCGGTGCGCTGCGCGTGCGTTGACGCTCGGAAAGGCGGACCGTTCACGGCGCCGCTCGGGTGCTGGGCCGCCGCCAGGCGCCGCCACCCGAGCGTGTCGAGCTCCGACGGGACACCGCCCACGATTCCCGCGCACATCAGCAGTTCCGCCACCAGGTCGAGGTGGCCCGTGCCGAGGTGGGCGCCCAGCAGCGTCGCCACTGCCTCGCGCAACCGGGAGCGGTCGCGGTCGAGGGCCGAGAGTGACCACTCGCCGAAACCGGTCGCGTACAGCAGCACGTGCGTGAAGGCGTACACCTCGTTGTCCGAACAACTCAGTGGATTGACGCCGGCGGGATCGCACTCTTCGTACAGGCGGTCCGCACTGGGCAGCGCGTGCGGTAGGCCCGCGAGGTCCAGGATGTAGCAGAGCTCGACGGCGTGTGGGGCGCTCCAGTCGGCGCCACGGAGGTCGCCGGTCCGGGCCGCCAACACCTGGCGGGCGATCGCGAACGGTTCCGGAACCTGCCGGCCAAGGCCCCGGAGCAGCGCGAGTAGCCATATGCGGTACCCGAGTCCGGGGCCGCCATCGCAGAGCCGGTCGGCGAAGTCCGGCCGGTTGGCCATGGACTCCGCGGTGTCGGCGACGGCCCCGACGAGCGCACCCGTCTCCCGGGCTCGCGGGCCCTGGTGCAGGATTCGGCACAGCAGGAGGAGCTCAACGAGTGTGGTCTCAGGGACCTCGCGCGGCGGGAAATGGTCGTCCCAGCCGGCCGAGAACCAGTGGACGTGGTCGGCCAGCCAGGCCAGGCAAAGGTCGAGCGCGCGTGTCCGATCGGTGTTCCCGTGGCCGCCGCCGTTGCCCGGGCTCACCTGTTCGCACACCGGTTCCCACGCCGGGAAGCCGTGCGCACTGCCGCGGAGCTGGCTCGGCGGGCGCGTGCCAGCAGCCGGTCGGGCACCGCCAGTGGGCAGACTGCCCATCGCCGGGTGGTTCACCTGGACCCCGTCCCATCGCTTCCGGCGGAGCGGCCCGACCCAGGGCTGCTCCGCGCGCTCCGGACGCCGTTTCCGAGAAACCCTAGAGTCCGGACGCATCGGCCGCTTCGTCCCTGAGAACCAGTCACTTCTACTTCTCTGGTTCTGGCCACCACTACTTCCTCGGAACAGGGACCTTCGCGGTTCCGGTGCTCCGTCTGCTAGCGGCGCGCCCGACGAGAGCAGCGGCGACGGTGGATGGCCGGGGGGGGGGGGGGGGGACGCTCATCGGTGCGGTGGGTGCGTGGTGGCGCGTCCAACGAGGGTGGCGAGGACGGTGTGGGCCGGCCCCCGGTGATCGGTGCGGGTGCCCGGTGGCGGCGCGCGCAACGGGGGCGGCGAGGTCGGTGGTGGGGCCAGTGGGGGTGTCTGTGGTGTCGTTTTCGGCACTGGGCCGCACCGAGACTGTCTGTGGGGCCGGTTTCGGTGCCGCATGAGCCCCCACGAGCCCGCTATGTCCGGATTATGATCGGCCTGGGCGCCGATCTTGAGGATTTCGTTCCTTTGTGGCGCCACAAAGGAACGAAATCCTCAAGATCGGCACAAAAGTCGGACGGGGCGGGTCGCGAAGGTCCGAACCCCTCGCCGGGCGACACCAGGCAGTGCCCCGGCCGATGCGTCGTCTTCGCTGCTCTCGTCGGACGCGCCACCATCCGCCCACCGCACCGACAACCACTCACCCAACCCATCCACCGCCCTCGCTGCGTTCGTCGCATGCGTCACCACCGGGCACCAGTAGCGATTACCGGGGGCTGGCCCATCCGGTGTCTTCGCTGCTCTCGTCGGGAGGGCAACCACCTGCGGCCAGCACCGATCGCCGCCGCCCCGGCTATCCACGGCCTTCGCCGCCCCCGTTGGGCGCGTCACCGCCCGCCCACCGCGCCGGTGGTCACCCGCCGGGCCATCTGCCGTCGTCGCTGCCGGCGGCACCGGGTTGGGCGGACGTTCGGCCAACCCCTTCCGGAGAGGGAGGTCCTCCCCGGAGCCGATGCGGTGCCCCGACCACCGCACGGGTCGCCGCGGTCCCGATGGCGGAAGCGTGTGTGGAAGCCGCTCCCTAGGGTTGCCCTGGTGGAAAGGGCGGGACGCGCGGGTTCGTGCGGCCCACTGGCCCTGGCGGGGCCCGCGCGGTCTGAGGCGGCTGGACGCAATGGAGAGTGATGCCTGAAGCAGCGCCGGCACCGGGGGCACCGCCGCACCCGGTAGCAGGGCAAGAGCCCGGCGGACCGCGCGTGCTGCTGCCGCACCTGCGCGGCTTCGCGGGCCGGCTCATCGCGGTAATGGTGCTGTCCCTGGTCACTGTGGTCGGTGCGCTCGCGCAGCCGCTGGTGATCCGGATGGTGGTCGACGCGCTCGCGGACTCCGAGCCCATCAAAGGGCTCGTCGCGGCGCTCGTGGCGCTGGTACTCGGGGTGGCCGCGGTGAACGCCGTGCGCGACTTCTGGCTGCAGCGTGTCGCCGAGGGAGCGGTGCGCGCTGTGCGCACCCGCCTCACGGCCCACCTGCTCCGGCTTCCGGTCGCCGAGTACGACCTCCGCCGCTCCGGTGACCTGCTCTCCCGGGTGAGCGCCGACACCACCCTGCTGCGCAACGTCCTCACCACCGGGGTTTTCGACCTGGTGACCGGGGCCGTGACAGTGCTCGGAGCCGCGGTCGTGATGGCGCTGCTCGACCCGCTGCTGCTCGCCGCGGCCGGGCTGGGTCTGGGGCTGGGGATGCTCTGCTCCCTCATCGCGGCGCGGTGGATCCGTCCGCTCTCCGAGCGCGCCCAGGCGCGCCTGGGCGAGATGACCTCCGAGGTCGAACGTGCGGTGTCCGCGGCGCGCACGATCCGTGCCGCGGGCGCGGAGGAACGCGAAAGCCGGGCGATCGCTGACCGTGCGCGGCTCGCCTACGAGGCCGGCGTCCGGGTCGCCCGAGTCAGGGCCGCGGTCAGCCCTCTGTCGATGCTCGGCACGCAGGGCGCGTTCCTGCTGGTGCTCGGCGTCGGTGGCGCCCGTGTGGCCAGCGGGGCGATCGGAGTGGGCGACCTGATCGCGTTCGTGCTGTACGTTTTCTACCTCGTCAGCCCGCTAACCCAGGCGGTGAACGCCTACGTCCAGGTGCAGACGGGGCTGGGGGCGGCGAGCCGTATCGGGGAGATTCTGGCCATCCCGGCGGAGGACCTGCACGGGCGCGGCCCGGCGCCGGACCGCGCCGTACGTACTCCCGCGAACGGCGCGGCCGCGGAAGGGGCGGACGGTGCCCCCGCGGCCGTCGAGTTCGACGCGGTGAGCTTCGACTACGGCGCCGGCCCGGTCCTCGACGAGGTGAGCTTCACCGCCCCGCACGGCGGTGTGACGGCCATCGTCGGCCCTTCAGGTGCGGGCAAGTCCACTCTGCTGGCCCTGGTCGAGCGCTTCTACGACCCGCGGTCCGGAACGATCCGGGCCGACGGCGTCGATGTGACGGAACTGTCGCGGTCCCAACTGCGCTCCAAGCTGGCCTACGTGGAACAAGAAGCGCCGGTCCTCGCCGGAACCATCCGGGACAACCTGCTGCTTGCCACGCCCGACGCCACCCGGGAGGAGCTGCTGGCAGTCCTCGACACCGTCAACCTGCGCGGTCTCGCGGAGCGCACCAGCAAGGGGCTGGACGCCGAGGTGGGCGACGCCGGGGTGCGGCTGTCCGGAGGGGAGAGGCAGCGCCTGGCCCTCGCCCGAGCCCTGCTCACCGACGCCCCGATCCTGCTGCTCGACGAGCCCACCAGCCAGTTGGACGCCAACAACGAGGCCGCGCTGCGTGATGCCATCGCCGCCGTATCCCGGCAGCGCACACTGCTCGTTGTGGCGCACCGGCTGTCCACCGTGGCCGACGCCGACCAGATCCTGGTCCTGGACAGCGGCAGGGTCGTCGGCCAGGGGCGACACCACGACCTTGCCCGCGAGAACGCCGCCTACCATGAGCTGGCGGCCCGGCAACTGCTGGTGACCTGACGCGGAGTGGTCCTGAGCGAGCGCACCCGAGAGCCCCCGGATCAGTCGAGGCTTGCGAAATGGCCCCGGAAGGTGTCCTCGATGGCTCGTTCGAGGA includes the following:
- a CDS encoding ABC transporter ATP-binding protein yields the protein MPEAAPAPGAPPHPVAGQEPGGPRVLLPHLRGFAGRLIAVMVLSLVTVVGALAQPLVIRMVVDALADSEPIKGLVAALVALVLGVAAVNAVRDFWLQRVAEGAVRAVRTRLTAHLLRLPVAEYDLRRSGDLLSRVSADTTLLRNVLTTGVFDLVTGAVTVLGAAVVMALLDPLLLAAAGLGLGLGMLCSLIAARWIRPLSERAQARLGEMTSEVERAVSAARTIRAAGAEERESRAIADRARLAYEAGVRVARVRAAVSPLSMLGTQGAFLLVLGVGGARVASGAIGVGDLIAFVLYVFYLVSPLTQAVNAYVQVQTGLGAASRIGEILAIPAEDLHGRGPAPDRAVRTPANGAAAEGADGAPAAVEFDAVSFDYGAGPVLDEVSFTAPHGGVTAIVGPSGAGKSTLLALVERFYDPRSGTIRADGVDVTELSRSQLRSKLAYVEQEAPVLAGTIRDNLLLATPDATREELLAVLDTVNLRGLAERTSKGLDAEVGDAGVRLSGGERQRLALARALLTDAPILLLDEPTSQLDANNEAALRDAIAAVSRQRTLLVVAHRLSTVADADQILVLDSGRVVGQGRHHDLARENAAYHELAARQLLVT
- a CDS encoding LuxR C-terminal-related transcriptional regulator yields the protein MKVRCTIAGDQVLACLGLRTALDSASDIQVVAEARNRNTALRNACDLRPNVMVVHSFADDSNTLELLRDVASLRGPGVRVLLIAAPADGRILLDSLRAGARGFLLPESEPATLIAAVRDLARGNTIIAPSVAGTLVDEFVRIASLSPARPVCDGTSSWDAGLSEREGEVVALVSSGYSNSEIARILRLAPTTVKTHMSNALAKRDARDRVQLVVQVYRAGFAGFKVASVNGPARTGGPAAAAPDDRAGGTEVR
- a CDS encoding DUF6895 family protein gives rise to the protein MGSLPTGGARPAAGTRPPSQLRGSAHGFPAWEPVCEQVSPGNGGGHGNTDRTRALDLCLAWLADHVHWFSAGWDDHFPPREVPETTLVELLLLCRILHQGPRARETGALVGAVADTAESMANRPDFADRLCDGGPGLGYRIWLLALLRGLGRQVPEPFAIARQVLAARTGDLRGADWSAPHAVELCYILDLAGLPHALPSADRLYEECDPAGVNPLSCSDNEVYAFTHVLLYATGFGEWSLSALDRDRSRLREAVATLLGAHLGTGHLDLVAELLMCAGIVGGVPSELDTLGWRRLAAAQHPSGAVNGPPFRASTHAQRTGERARAYLFRCCYHTTLVTAMALADRERQP
- a CDS encoding class I SAM-dependent methyltransferase, coding for MSQISLDYVADLYRRYAEPLGVVREAQREFLRANRGVLTPQLDDLEAEISYLLIREYQPKAMAELGTLHGWSTTWILSALRDNGFGELRSFDLMDNAASNVPAELAAARWTFHQGDIRSNTALLPEKTDYLFIDAAHNGRFAQWYIDTVFPMLASGVPVSVHDVFHQRVALPFTEGRVVLRWLAERRAPFFTPSRARARKVNEELRSVKRELGLDEPVHTGRDNPMLFFHLP